CGGCACGATCGAAGTGCGCGTGATGGATACGCCGCTGTCGGTGGATCGCGCGGCGGCGATTGCTTGCTACATCCAGACGCTTGCCCGGCATCTGCTGCTCGACAAACCGATCACGCCGCAGGAAGACGACTACCTCGTCTACACCTTCAATCGTTTCGAAGCATGCCGCTTTGGTCTTGCCGGCACCTGCATCAATCCGCAGACCGGCGAGCGCAAGACGATTTCCGAAGACATCCTCGAAACGCTGGATCGGATCGATCCGCACGCCGAAGCGTTGGGTTCGGGCAATGCGCTTGCCGAAATCGGTGCGATCGCCCGCGGTCAGGTCAACGATGCGACATGGTTACGCGGGGTCGTCGAACGGGAAAAGTCCCTGCATGAAGCCGTCAGGCAACAGTGTTTGCAGTGGCGCGCCTAGGCCGGAGAAAGGATTGCTCGCCTCAAATCGTAAGGAAACCCGCTTCGAGCGGGTTTTTTTTCAAAAAATTAATTTCCAGCTCGGCAAGCCTTAGGTTTTTATAGCGTTAACGTATACAAACGTAGTAGTAGTTAACAAGCATTGCATCTGCCTGTGGACAACTGAATAATTCCCTGCAAAGTCAATGCGCTGCGTAAACCATAAGTGCGCTGATCGAGGGTGCATCGGCGGCGGTATTCGAGGATAACTTCGGGACCGGCAGGCCGGCCCTGGGTGTTTATCAAGAATCGGCGCACAAGCCATCCCTGAGTTTTCCCGTGGTTATCCACAGCTTGTGTTGGATAAGTTAGCTGTACGATTCGCCGCTCTCGCATAGAATGTCGTTTTCGCTGCTTTGCTTGCAAGGCGGTAAATTTTTGAGATAGTAGAAAACCGTCTTGTCGCAGTTGGGCGAGGCTACCCCACACAGGCTACGGGCGCGGTCGGCAAGCAGTTCGCCGGCATCGTACGAAAGCTGTAAATAAACCAATCGAAGATTATGAGCGAAGGCGTATACGGAGAACAGGCGACCGGGCGAGTGACCCACAGCCTATTGCGGTTGAGCACGGCAATGCGGAGCCAGGCTTGGGAATGGGCGGAAGGCGCTGGCCTGACGCCGACTCAAGGCGAAATTCTGGTCTTGCTGATGCAGCGCAAAGGCCCGATGCGTCTCGGCGAGATCGCCCGTGAAACGGCGCTCACCGCCGCGACGACCAGTGATGCAGTCAGCACGCTCGAGACCAAGGGTTTGGTCGAAAAGCGCCGCGCCCTCGACGACGGCCGCGCCCTCGCGGTCCGCCTGACGGCGCGTGGCCGTACGGCAGCGAAGCGCGCTGCGCAATGGCCAGACTTTCTGGCCAAGGCGGTCGGCACGCTGCGTGACGACGAGCAAGCCGTGTTCTATCGCACGCTGCTCAAGACTGTCCATCAGCTCGAAGCGCAAGGCACGATTCCGCCGCACCGCATGTGTCTGAGCTGCACGCACTTCGAGCCCAGCAAGAACCCGAAGAAGACGCCGCACCATTGCGCGTTGCTCGATATGAACATGTCGGATACGGATCTGCGCCTCGATTGCTCGGTGTATGAGACTGCCGACGTCGCCACCCAGAAGAAGACCTGGAAGATCTTCGCCCAATAAGGCGGCTTCTTCCGGGACAATCCGCTACACTGCCAAGCCGGCCTTGCCGGGCGGCTCTTGCCGCCTGTCAGCCGGCTGGTGCCGCGTGGCGGCAAGTCTTTAGTCAACCTGAAGGTGGGACAGGCCGATGAATCGCGAAGTTCTGGCCATTCGCCACGTGCACTTCGAGGATCTGGGCAGTCTCGAGCTAGTGCTCGGCGAGCGCGGGCGTCCGGTCCGCTATCTCGATGTCGGCTTTGCTCGTATCGAGGCGCCGAATCCGGTCGCCGC
The nucleotide sequence above comes from Paraburkholderia sp. FT54. Encoded proteins:
- a CDS encoding MarR family winged helix-turn-helix transcriptional regulator; translated protein: MSEGVYGEQATGRVTHSLLRLSTAMRSQAWEWAEGAGLTPTQGEILVLLMQRKGPMRLGEIARETALTAATTSDAVSTLETKGLVEKRRALDDGRALAVRLTARGRTAAKRAAQWPDFLAKAVGTLRDDEQAVFYRTLLKTVHQLEAQGTIPPHRMCLSCTHFEPSKNPKKTPHHCALLDMNMSDTDLRLDCSVYETADVATQKKTWKIFAQ